A window from Ruminiclostridium josui JCM 17888 encodes these proteins:
- a CDS encoding Stp1/IreP family PP2C-type Ser/Thr phosphatase — translation MKYGIKTDRGLKRQLNEDNCNVLVGYPGIPVCFVIADGMGGHQCGEVASKQAVDSVCNHLLKSDWSTEDIPELLKNIITTVNNEIYNFSLLDISTQGMGTTLIITVLKNRKLYIGHVGDSRVYLIRNKTIEKITWDHSFIEEMLKNGSITKDEALNHPKKNLITRAVGCEPELQVDTYEIDVEEDDVILLCTDGLSNMIAEDEILDIIINTKDPQEACDTLVQNANNKGGEDNVTVIIGKI, via the coding sequence TTGAAGTATGGTATTAAAACTGATAGGGGATTGAAAAGACAGTTAAACGAGGACAATTGTAATGTTCTAGTAGGTTATCCAGGAATTCCTGTTTGTTTCGTCATAGCTGACGGAATGGGCGGTCACCAGTGCGGTGAGGTTGCAAGTAAACAGGCAGTTGACTCGGTCTGCAATCACCTTCTAAAATCTGATTGGTCGACAGAAGATATTCCTGAGTTATTAAAAAACATAATAACGACAGTGAATAATGAAATATATAATTTTTCACTGCTCGACATTTCTACCCAGGGTATGGGGACCACACTTATTATAACTGTACTCAAAAACAGGAAACTCTATATCGGCCATGTTGGAGATAGCAGGGTTTACCTGATAAGAAACAAGACTATCGAGAAAATAACCTGGGATCACTCATTTATAGAAGAAATGCTTAAAAATGGCTCTATAACAAAGGATGAAGCGCTAAACCATCCCAAAAAAAATCTCATTACCCGTGCCGTAGGATGTGAACCAGAATTACAAGTTGATACATATGAAATAGACGTTGAAGAAGATGATGTTATACTTTTATGCACTGACGGACTAAGCAATATGATAGCAGAAGACGAAATTTTGGACATAATTATTAATACGAAAGATCCTCAAGAAGCTTGTGATACTTTAGTCCAAAATGCAAATAATAAAGGCGGGGAAGACAACGTAACCGTAATCATAGGGAAAATATAA
- a CDS encoding radical SAM protein: MNVKEHISQEVYKYIQYFNSLNKGEKPLAKLFRTSSNDYIYDSGTGKVLECNKVEYKVLEAILKNNIEQELCKLQEQLGEKELIDACENVKYAIENEKILQLTRYNEFYSPLHFDDIESKINGNLRQIILELTERCNLRCGYCIYNPDYEQKRDFGQRDMSEETIRAAIDYIAEHGKNEKTVAVTFYGGEPLLRFDLLKYSIDYSREVIKDREITYSLTTNLTLVTKDIAEYLASIEGLSVVCSLDGPENIHDSYRKDINGNGSFSRAIRGLKNIVEAFGDSAEHRLSLSMVFTPPYSTGKLTEIEKFIEGLDWFPKKMAKSVSYPSEGSVADERRYHFMDTEYVEYQNDLLEIKADYTMSRWSREKYLNQILNNQEADFFTKKGIEEMLLRIQRRTLVDKPSDKIGFNGNCLPGQRRLYVNIDGDFLVCEKVGGAITIGNVFTGIDIDRIRSVYIEQYAEESLKYCSKCWAARMCGICYSSCYTNDQLDMKKKIMTCEITRKNILEGLILYHECVEKNPEKLKYLNDLQVL; this comes from the coding sequence GTGAATGTAAAGGAACATATTTCACAAGAAGTTTATAAATACATACAGTACTTTAACAGCTTGAATAAAGGGGAAAAACCATTAGCAAAGTTGTTTAGGACTAGCTCTAATGATTATATTTATGATTCGGGAACTGGTAAGGTTCTGGAATGTAATAAGGTAGAGTATAAAGTCTTGGAAGCTATATTAAAAAATAACATTGAACAAGAATTGTGTAAGCTTCAAGAACAGTTGGGTGAAAAAGAGTTAATTGATGCATGTGAAAATGTGAAATATGCAATAGAAAATGAAAAAATCCTCCAGTTAACTCGTTACAATGAATTTTATTCGCCATTACATTTTGATGATATTGAAAGTAAAATAAACGGTAATTTAAGGCAAATTATATTGGAATTAACTGAACGATGTAATTTACGATGTGGTTATTGCATATATAACCCTGATTATGAGCAAAAAAGAGACTTTGGTCAAAGAGATATGTCTGAAGAAACTATAAGGGCAGCTATTGATTACATTGCAGAGCATGGAAAAAATGAAAAGACTGTAGCGGTTACATTCTATGGCGGAGAGCCTCTTTTAAGATTTGATTTATTGAAGTATAGCATCGATTATTCGAGAGAAGTAATTAAGGATAGGGAAATAACATACTCGTTAACAACCAACTTAACACTTGTAACTAAGGATATAGCAGAATATTTAGCTTCTATTGAAGGATTATCAGTAGTTTGCAGCCTTGATGGCCCTGAAAACATACATGATAGCTATAGAAAAGATATAAATGGAAATGGTAGCTTTAGCAGAGCAATAAGAGGATTAAAAAACATAGTAGAAGCATTTGGTGATTCAGCAGAACACAGACTAAGTCTTAGCATGGTTTTTACCCCTCCATATAGTACAGGAAAATTGACGGAGATTGAAAAGTTTATTGAAGGGCTTGATTGGTTCCCTAAAAAAATGGCAAAGTCAGTTAGCTATCCATCAGAGGGGTCTGTGGCTGATGAGAGACGTTATCATTTTATGGATACAGAGTATGTAGAGTATCAAAATGACTTGTTGGAAATCAAAGCAGACTATACTATGTCCAGATGGTCCAGAGAAAAGTATCTAAATCAAATTTTAAATAATCAAGAAGCAGATTTCTTTACAAAAAAAGGGATAGAAGAAATGCTGCTTAGAATACAGAGAAGAACGTTAGTAGATAAACCAAGTGACAAAATAGGATTTAATGGTAATTGCTTGCCTGGACAAAGAAGATTGTATGTGAATATTGATGGAGATTTTCTGGTATGTGAGAAGGTAGGAGGTGCAATAACCATAGGTAATGTATTTACAGGTATTGATATTGACAGGATTAGATCTGTATATATAGAGCAATATGCAGAGGAGTCATTAAAGTACTGTTCTAAATGTTGGGCAGCCAGAATGTGCGGCATATGCTATTCAAGCTGTTATACAAATGATCAATTGGATATGAAAAAGAAGATTATGACTTGTGAAATTACTCGAAAAAACATATTAGAGGGACTAATCTTATACCACGAGTGCGTTGAAAAAAATCCGGAAAAATTAAAATACCTAAATGATCTGCAGGTATTATAG
- the pknB gene encoding Stk1 family PASTA domain-containing Ser/Thr kinase, protein MEGQILGNRYLLLEKIGGGGMAVVYKAKCTLLNRFVAVKVLRTEFTNDDEFVKRFKVEAQAVASLSHPNVVSIYDVGHQDDIHYIVMEYVDGMTLKDYLNKHGALNWKDAVKITIQICSAIEHAHKNNIVHRDIKPHNILLTKEGIAKVTDFGIARAVTSSTITMVGSTIGSVHYFSPEQARGGFIDEKSDLYSLGIALYEMVTGKVPFDGDSPVAVALKHIQEMPLDPHKLVPSLPYGVNEIIMKAIQKEQNMRYQSATEMLNDLNTVLVQPQGGFVEHNSVSNKSTIRMRSVNSDDIDRTMRVSTRTTNVNNKKYESEKQKKKNNTTYWLAGIASVLVIGVLLFITIGLLTKGNDAVNTMPDYRNKKFEDIKEDLIKRGINYTENWQDNDAVDKGVIFAQSVEPGTEYRDGSFTNLELSISNGPKSKKVPDVTNRDYRDAQSQLESQDIKYRIEEEFSDNVKEDYVIRTEPKANEEITEETVVTIFVSKGAEVKLIKVPNLVGKTESAAMQLLKDAKLSLGSVLPSGVTKGIVNKQAPEAYSEVAPGEAVTIWLTPQEQQAPSSPSQSQPSDTQTNGNAGGDNSKGEGKGNTSGDQENAGTQQPDNGSAEGDNKTNPDGK, encoded by the coding sequence ATGGAAGGTCAAATTTTAGGAAACAGGTATCTTTTACTGGAAAAAATAGGCGGCGGTGGAATGGCTGTCGTATATAAAGCAAAATGCACACTTTTAAACAGATTTGTGGCTGTAAAGGTATTACGGACAGAATTTACAAACGATGATGAGTTTGTTAAAAGGTTTAAAGTAGAAGCTCAAGCTGTTGCGAGCCTTTCACACCCAAATGTTGTATCAATTTATGACGTAGGACATCAGGACGATATCCATTACATTGTTATGGAATATGTCGATGGCATGACTTTAAAGGACTATTTGAACAAACATGGTGCGTTAAACTGGAAAGATGCAGTAAAAATAACCATCCAGATTTGTTCTGCAATTGAACATGCTCATAAAAATAACATTGTACATAGAGATATAAAGCCTCACAATATCCTGCTGACCAAAGAAGGTATTGCGAAAGTTACGGATTTTGGAATAGCACGAGCAGTAACCTCTTCTACAATCACTATGGTTGGAAGTACGATTGGTTCGGTGCATTATTTTTCTCCGGAACAGGCAAGAGGCGGATTTATAGATGAAAAATCCGATCTTTACTCATTGGGAATAGCACTCTATGAAATGGTTACTGGAAAGGTACCTTTTGACGGTGATTCACCGGTAGCAGTGGCGTTGAAGCATATACAAGAAATGCCCTTAGATCCTCACAAGCTTGTTCCAAGTTTGCCTTATGGTGTAAATGAAATAATAATGAAGGCTATTCAAAAAGAGCAAAATATGCGTTATCAGTCAGCAACTGAAATGCTTAATGATTTAAACACTGTTCTTGTACAGCCTCAGGGTGGCTTTGTAGAGCATAATTCTGTTTCAAATAAATCAACAATAAGAATGAGATCAGTAAATTCAGACGATATTGACAGAACTATGAGAGTAAGTACAAGGACCACCAATGTAAATAATAAAAAATATGAATCTGAAAAGCAAAAAAAGAAAAACAATACGACTTATTGGTTGGCGGGGATTGCCAGTGTACTTGTTATAGGAGTATTACTATTTATAACTATCGGATTGCTAACAAAAGGAAATGATGCTGTAAATACTATGCCTGATTATCGCAATAAAAAATTCGAAGATATCAAGGAAGATTTGATAAAAAGAGGAATTAATTATACCGAGAACTGGCAGGATAATGATGCAGTAGATAAAGGTGTAATATTTGCTCAGAGTGTCGAACCGGGAACGGAGTATAGGGACGGTAGTTTTACAAATCTTGAGCTATCCATTAGTAATGGTCCTAAGAGTAAAAAAGTACCAGATGTTACAAATAGGGATTATAGAGATGCTCAAAGTCAACTTGAAAGTCAGGATATAAAATATAGAATTGAAGAAGAGTTTAGTGATAATGTTAAGGAAGATTATGTAATCCGTACAGAGCCAAAAGCTAATGAAGAAATTACCGAGGAAACAGTAGTAACGATTTTTGTTAGCAAAGGTGCGGAAGTTAAGTTAATAAAAGTGCCAAATCTGGTTGGAAAAACAGAGAGTGCGGCTATGCAACTTCTTAAAGATGCAAAACTATCTCTTGGAAGCGTATTACCATCAGGTGTTACAAAAGGAATAGTCAATAAACAGGCACCGGAAGCATATTCAGAAGTAGCCCCGGGTGAAGCTGTAACAATATGGCTTACACCTCAGGAACAGCAGGCACCTTCAAGTCCAAGCCAGAGTCAGCCATCTGATACTCAAACAAACGGTAATGCAGGTGGAGATAATTCAAAAGGTGAAGGTAAAGGAAATACATCCGGAGATCAGGAAAATGCAGGTACACAGCAGCCTGATAACGGCTCCGCAGAAGGAGATAATAAAACAAACCCTGATGGAAAGTAA
- a CDS encoding M16 family metallopeptidase, producing the protein MQKYLMDKNLIKRTLENGLTYYIYPNNNPIGYVTFSLAIKVGSAVETEEQCGIAHFIEHICLFNYTECYSSGDETHNGIIPNGYTNFDETVFKLKCSSTAKNIEKCIFILNGILQGNAINKEHIESVRKGIINEWYNTEETIEFIKKQNILPHILNESDYCRRMPIGQIENVRNFTYEDLVNFHRNWYKPELMAIIVCGDIDPLKMEAIVNKTFSTLPNNEKHNRLYQKISDYQSKRYTLNTYEKLDCAEVQIYYMQERYCENTISGFKQKIVENTANYLIERRIINTIKEAGLKLINLICIKNRFLRKYAFSVLDIKIKDNIQDILVVVLRELQRLYSEGFTFDEFIYCKDLFIQSINNNYTNRYILRTENLMKEYINEFLYDEPVLSLEDEYNISLGFINEMTILNVDSYIKRLLSSCNTAIAVNVAKNYSNTLNISKYTI; encoded by the coding sequence ATGCAAAAATATCTAATGGATAAAAATTTGATTAAAAGGACTCTAGAAAATGGCCTGACGTATTATATTTATCCTAATAACAATCCGATAGGATATGTAACTTTTAGTCTGGCAATTAAGGTGGGTTCGGCAGTAGAAACAGAAGAGCAGTGTGGGATTGCACATTTTATTGAACATATATGTTTGTTCAATTACACTGAATGCTATTCCTCGGGTGACGAGACTCACAATGGCATTATTCCAAATGGATATACGAATTTTGATGAAACTGTATTTAAACTGAAATGCTCTTCAACAGCAAAAAACATTGAAAAATGTATTTTTATTCTTAACGGAATTTTGCAGGGAAATGCAATTAATAAAGAGCATATTGAAAGCGTCCGAAAAGGAATTATAAATGAGTGGTACAATACTGAAGAGACGATTGAGTTCATAAAAAAGCAAAACATTTTACCACATATATTAAATGAGTCTGATTATTGTAGACGAATGCCTATTGGACAAATTGAGAATGTAAGGAATTTTACATATGAGGATTTGGTGAATTTTCACAGAAATTGGTATAAACCCGAGTTAATGGCAATTATAGTTTGTGGAGATATAGACCCTTTGAAAATGGAAGCAATAGTTAATAAAACTTTTAGTACATTACCCAATAATGAAAAACATAATAGATTATACCAGAAAATTTCGGATTATCAGAGTAAGAGATATACTTTAAACACATATGAAAAATTAGATTGTGCAGAAGTTCAAATATACTATATGCAAGAAAGGTATTGTGAAAACACCATCTCAGGATTTAAGCAAAAAATAGTTGAGAATACGGCTAATTATTTGATTGAAAGACGGATAATCAATACCATAAAAGAAGCTGGACTGAAATTAATAAATTTAATATGTATAAAGAATAGATTTTTAAGAAAGTACGCTTTTAGTGTACTTGATATAAAAATAAAGGATAATATACAGGATATATTAGTTGTGGTGCTTCGAGAATTACAGAGATTATACTCTGAAGGATTTACTTTTGATGAGTTCATATACTGCAAGGATTTATTTATACAGAGTATAAATAACAATTATACAAATAGATATATTCTCAGAACTGAAAATTTGATGAAGGAATACATTAATGAATTTCTGTATGATGAACCGGTTTTATCATTGGAGGATGAATATAATATAAGCCTTGGATTTATAAATGAAATGACAATTCTAAATGTGGATTCTTATATAAAAAGATTATTATCTAGTTGTAATACAGCTATTGCTGTAAATGTAGCAAAAAATTATTCAAACACATTAAACATATCAAAGTATACTATCTGA
- the rpe gene encoding ribulose-phosphate 3-epimerase, whose translation MIKIAPSILSADFSCLGSEIEKIDKNGADIIHIDVMDGHFVPNITIGPGVVKCLRKYTKKPFDVHLMVSNPDEYIEKFAQAGADIITVHAEAVKHLNRTIQMIKNCGKKAGIALNPATPLTVLDYVLQDVDMVLIMTVNPGFGGQSYLPHSTKKISDLKNMMLRNALEVDIEVDGGIDANNVNIVTKAGANVIVAGSAVFKQDDVGAAIRILKLNSFNRSAL comes from the coding sequence ATGATTAAAATTGCACCTTCAATTTTATCAGCCGACTTTTCATGTCTTGGCAGTGAAATTGAAAAAATTGATAAAAATGGTGCTGATATTATTCATATCGATGTTATGGATGGACATTTCGTGCCAAATATAACTATCGGACCGGGTGTTGTTAAATGTTTACGTAAATATACAAAAAAACCTTTTGATGTTCATCTGATGGTATCAAATCCCGATGAATATATAGAGAAATTTGCACAAGCAGGTGCTGATATCATAACCGTACATGCTGAAGCTGTAAAACATCTAAATAGAACAATTCAAATGATAAAGAATTGTGGAAAGAAAGCAGGTATTGCTTTGAATCCGGCAACTCCTCTGACTGTATTGGATTATGTATTGCAGGACGTGGATATGGTACTAATAATGACGGTTAATCCTGGCTTCGGAGGCCAATCTTATCTGCCTCACTCTACAAAAAAGATTTCAGACTTAAAAAACATGATGTTAAGAAATGCACTTGAAGTAGATATTGAAGTAGATGGAGGAATTGATGCCAACAATGTAAACATCGTAACAAAAGCAGGTGCCAATGTAATTGTTGCAGGTTCCGCCGTTTTTAAACAAGATGATGTTGGAGCAGCGATAAGGATTTTAAAACTGAATTCTTTTAATAGAAGTGCATTGTAA
- a CDS encoding family 43 glycosylhydrolase: MKNNSVKYGDVDGDGQINAIDFAQIKKYLLGNVTLTADAFKAADVNGDSLVDAIDFAIYKQFLLGIISVFPVENLPQTPIIPTFKDVTVHDPSIIKTNGTYYVIGSHLASAKTNDLMQWYQISSSVSNTNPLIPNVFTELKESFDWAQTDTMWAGDIIQLQDGKFYMYYCLCKGDSPRSTLGLAVSDNVTGPYKNAGILLKSGMNGIGEAGTVYNATRDPNTVDPHTFFDKDGNLWMVYGSYSGGIFIMKMDPKTGKPYPGQGYGKKLLGGNHSRIEAPYMLYSPQSDYYYLFLSFGGLDSTGGYNIRVARSKNPDGPFVDGKGKNMIDCQGAAGTIFDDRSIEPYGVKVMGNFKFTENGVGYVSPGHNSAYYDAETKKYYLIFHTRFPGQGEFHQVRVHQMFINEDGWPVVAPHRYGGETISKYIADEVYGDYAFINHGNEISSAIKNSVKITLNKEGTISGSVNGKWKLSDENIELTVNGVDYSGVVLRQWENSLKKFVMTFSAIAKNGNVAIWGSKIN; this comes from the coding sequence TTGAAAAATAATTCGGTAAAATATGGTGATGTAGACGGGGATGGTCAGATCAATGCGATAGATTTTGCACAAATAAAGAAATATTTGCTGGGGAATGTTACCCTAACAGCAGACGCTTTTAAGGCAGCGGATGTAAATGGAGATAGTTTAGTTGATGCAATTGACTTTGCTATATATAAACAGTTTTTATTAGGGATAATATCTGTGTTTCCTGTTGAGAATTTGCCTCAAACTCCAATTATACCTACGTTTAAAGATGTAACAGTGCATGATCCTTCAATTATCAAGACAAATGGAACTTATTATGTTATTGGTTCACATCTAGCTTCTGCAAAAACTAATGACTTAATGCAATGGTATCAAATTTCTTCAAGTGTGAGTAACACAAATCCTTTAATACCGAATGTATTTACAGAATTAAAAGAATCATTTGACTGGGCGCAAACCGATACAATGTGGGCAGGCGATATAATCCAGCTTCAGGATGGGAAATTTTACATGTATTATTGCTTATGTAAAGGTGATTCCCCAAGGTCTACTCTCGGTTTGGCAGTATCTGATAATGTAACAGGTCCTTATAAAAATGCAGGCATTCTATTGAAATCTGGAATGAATGGAATAGGTGAAGCTGGAACAGTTTATAATGCTACGAGAGATCCTAATACTGTTGATCCTCATACATTTTTTGATAAAGACGGAAATCTGTGGATGGTTTATGGATCGTATTCAGGAGGTATCTTCATTATGAAGATGGATCCTAAAACAGGAAAGCCTTATCCAGGTCAAGGCTATGGAAAGAAATTGTTAGGAGGAAATCACAGTAGAATTGAAGCTCCTTATATGCTATATAGTCCTCAATCGGATTATTATTACTTGTTTTTAAGTTTTGGCGGTCTTGATTCTACTGGTGGTTATAATATTAGGGTTGCGCGCTCTAAAAACCCTGATGGCCCTTTTGTAGATGGTAAAGGAAAAAATATGATTGACTGTCAAGGTGCTGCTGGTACAATCTTTGATGATAGGTCTATCGAACCTTATGGTGTTAAAGTTATGGGAAATTTCAAGTTTACTGAAAATGGAGTAGGCTATGTTTCTCCAGGCCATAATTCAGCATATTACGATGCAGAGACAAAAAAGTATTATCTTATTTTCCATACCAGATTTCCTGGTCAGGGAGAATTTCATCAGGTGCGAGTACATCAAATGTTTATAAATGAGGATGGATGGCCTGTTGTTGCACCACATCGCTATGGTGGTGAAACTATTTCAAAATATATTGCAGACGAAGTTTACGGAGACTATGCATTTATTAATCATGGTAATGAAATTAGTTCTGCCATTAAAAACTCTGTAAAAATAACACTAAATAAAGAAGGTACAATTTCTGGTAGTGTAAATGGAAAATGGAAGCTAAGTGACGAGAACATTGAATTAACTGTAAATGGAGTTGATTATTCAGGTGTTGTGCTAAGACAATGGGAGAATAGTCTCAAAAAATTTGTTATGACGTTCAGTGCAATAGCTAAAAATGGCAATGTTGCAATTTGGGGAAGTAAAATTAATTAA
- a CDS encoding SH3 domain-containing protein yields the protein MKNLSKFKVFLSVICICFLAIPQVATAANVTYRVVLTDPGYNLNVREKPNTSSKVVGKLPPGEVVSISKTSGDWGYIYDGRICDGWINLKYTAVGVKRVSGSRKTTDNLNLREGPGTNYSRMYTIPKGSTVEIWYTYKDWTYVFNSSGNLEWICGWVNSSYLKK from the coding sequence ATGAAGAATTTATCAAAATTTAAGGTATTTTTATCTGTAATATGTATTTGCTTTTTAGCAATTCCCCAAGTAGCAACTGCTGCTAACGTTACTTATAGAGTTGTCTTAACGGATCCTGGATACAATTTAAATGTTAGAGAGAAACCGAATACATCATCAAAAGTGGTCGGTAAGCTACCACCTGGAGAAGTTGTATCAATTTCTAAAACTAGTGGAGATTGGGGCTATATATATGATGGCCGGATTTGTGATGGCTGGATTAACTTAAAATATACTGCTGTTGGGGTTAAACGTGTCTCAGGCAGTCGGAAAACTACTGATAACCTAAATTTAAGAGAAGGTCCTGGGACAAATTACTCTAGGATGTATACTATACCAAAAGGTTCTACAGTAGAGATTTGGTATACATATAAAGATTGGACTTATGTCTTTAATTCTAGTGGAAATTTAGAATGGATTTGTGGATGGGTAAATAGTAGTTATTTAAAAAAATAG
- a CDS encoding thiamine diphosphokinase, whose product MKVVCVCNGSISNYDKIKKYILASDYIISVDGGAGHLREMGVNPDILIGDFDSANSQDLNYYVNRGINVSKFPVEKDMTDSELAIEKALELGAHEVVLIGALGTRIDHSFANIMLLKKMLDIGLRGSIVDENNEIYMFNSSFCLSKKEGRKLSLIPITEKVTEVSTSGLKYPLVNATMTLGTSWGISNEFEEETAKITIGSGILLACLSSD is encoded by the coding sequence ATGAAAGTTGTTTGTGTTTGTAATGGCTCAATCAGTAATTATGACAAAATAAAAAAATACATACTGGCATCAGATTATATAATTTCTGTAGATGGAGGGGCCGGCCACCTAAGGGAAATGGGGGTTAACCCTGATATTCTTATTGGTGACTTTGATTCTGCAAATTCTCAGGATTTGAATTATTATGTAAATAGAGGCATAAATGTATCAAAATTCCCTGTGGAGAAAGACATGACTGATTCCGAGCTTGCTATTGAAAAGGCATTGGAATTGGGAGCCCACGAGGTGGTATTAATAGGGGCTTTGGGTACACGAATTGATCATTCCTTTGCAAATATTATGCTTCTGAAAAAAATGCTAGATATTGGTCTCAGAGGCTCTATTGTAGACGAAAATAACGAAATATATATGTTTAATTCAAGTTTCTGCCTTAGTAAAAAAGAGGGCCGAAAACTCTCCTTGATTCCTATAACAGAAAAGGTTACGGAGGTAAGTACAAGTGGGTTGAAATATCCACTTGTTAACGCAACAATGACTTTAGGCACTTCATGGGGAATTAGTAATGAATTTGAGGAAGAAACCGCTAAAATTACCATCGGAAGCGGAATTTTGCTTGCATGTCTGTCAAGTGATTAA
- the rsgA gene encoding ribosome small subunit-dependent GTPase A, translated as MPLGIILKGIGGFYYVKQEGTEDIYECKPRGVFRKNSVTPLPGDKVGFSIIDEAKKLGNIDEILPRKSELIRPAVANVDQIAIVVAAKAPNPDYMLLDKLLITAEMKNIRVIICINKIDLDDGNAKIVRNAYSLAGYEIVEISSVRNVGYKLLKEELKGHITVFAGQSGVGKSTILNHIMDSWVMETGSVSNKIERGKHTTRHAELLELKYGGYVADTPGFSSFEITDIPYNELESYYPEFRPYINTCRFNSCSHITEPGCKIIEALERSEIDKNRYQRYIQLYKTLKDIPQYKGKKNESRRVIK; from the coding sequence TTGCCGCTTGGTATAATACTAAAGGGAATTGGTGGTTTTTACTACGTTAAACAAGAAGGAACAGAAGATATTTATGAGTGTAAACCTAGAGGGGTGTTCAGAAAAAATTCTGTTACGCCCCTTCCGGGAGATAAGGTGGGCTTTAGCATTATTGACGAAGCTAAAAAGCTTGGAAATATTGATGAAATACTTCCGCGTAAGTCAGAGCTTATACGCCCGGCTGTTGCCAACGTTGATCAAATAGCCATTGTTGTAGCTGCAAAAGCACCAAACCCGGATTATATGTTACTGGACAAGCTTTTAATTACCGCAGAAATGAAAAACATCAGAGTTATTATATGTATTAACAAAATTGACCTTGATGACGGTAATGCTAAAATTGTAAGAAACGCATATTCTCTGGCAGGTTATGAAATAGTAGAAATAAGTTCTGTCCGAAATGTAGGCTACAAGTTGTTAAAGGAAGAGCTAAAAGGGCATATTACTGTTTTTGCGGGCCAGTCAGGAGTAGGTAAATCAACCATTTTAAATCATATTATGGACTCATGGGTTATGGAAACCGGAAGTGTGAGTAACAAAATAGAACGAGGGAAGCATACTACTCGGCATGCAGAACTTCTTGAACTTAAATATGGCGGTTATGTTGCAGATACTCCCGGATTTAGTTCTTTTGAGATTACAGATATCCCGTATAATGAACTGGAAAGTTATTATCCCGAGTTCCGGCCATATATTAATACCTGCAGGTTTAATTCCTGCAGTCATATAACAGAACCTGGATGCAAGATCATAGAAGCACTAGAACGAAGCGAAATTGACAAAAACAGATATCAAAGATATATTCAATTATACAAAACGTTAAAAGATATTCCACAATATAAAGGGAAAAAGAACGAATCTAGGAGAGTGATAAAATGA